The proteins below come from a single Eremothecium sinecaudum strain ATCC 58844 chromosome II, complete sequence genomic window:
- the MVB12 gene encoding ubiquitin-binding ESCRT-I subunit protein MVB12 (Syntenic homolog of Ashbya gossypii ACL128C; Syntenic homolog of Saccharomyces cerevisiae YGR206W (MVB12)) yields MTLRKVPLINSMSGEMPKGRPKLQLYPLHLPEQFKTPQHFPAWMNECDQLIDSIDRTKEQAKEWDQWYRETYLNKQPPGILDMELLLPKKR; encoded by the coding sequence ATGACACTTCGAAAGGTTCCCCTTATCAATTCGATGAGTGGCGAAATGCCTAAGGGGCGTCCTAAGTTGCAGCTTTATCCGCTGCATTTGCCAGAACAGTTCAAAACTCCTCAGCACTTTCCAGCTTGGATGAATGAGTGTGATCAGTTGATTGATTCAATCGATCGAACGAAGGAACAAGCAAAAGAATGGGACCAGTGGTATCGCGAAACGTATCTGAACAAGCAACCTCCTGGGATCTTGGACATGGAATTACTGCTTCCCAAGAAAAGGTGA